One Oryza sativa Japonica Group chromosome 8, ASM3414082v1 DNA window includes the following coding sequences:
- the LOC136351306 gene encoding uncharacterized protein yields MLGMAVCAEVKADAEEEAQIIRVAAGLCRPDVALPAGPDHLGRRGCDAAVVFFISAMYPYCVAFILMGKLLRTIGVFGRVPGGGGDEGITRLMNLGSDFENMGYLWLALGHFFLVAPYAALRLRRFIKEEEVCKASSCRRDACFHRRYFPFLNWGS; encoded by the exons ATGCTGGGCATGGCCGTGTGCGCGGAGGTCAAGGCCGACGCGGAGGAAGAAGCCCAGATCATCCGCGTG GCTGCGGGTTTATGCCGCCCCGACGTCGCCCTGCCCGCCGGACCAGACCACCTCGGCCGCCGTGGTTGCGATGCAGCAGTCGTGTTCTTCATCAGCGCTATGTACCCGTACTGCGTCGCATTCATTCTGATGGGTAAGCTTCTTCGAACGATTGGCGTTTTCGGCCGTGTcccaggtggtggtggtgatgaggGGATTACTCGTCTCATGAACCTTGGTTCGGACTTCGAGAACATGGGCTACCTGTGGCTGGCTCTCGGGCATTTCTTTCTTGTCGCTCCTTACGCGGCGCTCAGACTGAGGAGGTTTatcaaggaggaggaggtttGCAAAGCTTCTTCCTGTCGGCGTGATGCATGTTTCCATCGGAG GTACTTTCCCTTTTTGAACTGGGGATCCTGA
- the LOC107281954 gene encoding uncharacterized protein isoform X2, which translates to MPRVPTLQASAAAAAAAAARSWPMLRRLWRKAVVAPVLWLYHLGEDIIFYGFLAAMMAANLGGIVPEILGRWACGEGSAVSAAGEEVLASSKFIIVRFLPAFVVQLFVRILARARFEAREAKKEKEKRENNEKTSSTAIRVESSKEQRPESRGARRWGPKGFMPYAIYLAPPLIQLSCLGIKMKAHHEEGSLEWRVGYVLDDFARFTSAILISFVGVPSMLLTAMIPKVKDDDTSSQ; encoded by the exons atgcctAGGGTTCCCACGCTGCAAGcttccgccgcggcggcggcggcggccgcggcgaggagcTGGCCGATGCTGCGGCGGCTCTGGAggaaggcggtggtggcgcccgTGCTCTGGCTCTACCACCTCGGGGAGGACATCATCTTCTACGGCTTCCTGGCGGCGATGATGGCGGCGAACCTCGGCGGCATCGTGCCCGAGATCCTCGGCCGCTGGGCCTGCGGCGAGGGCTCCGCCGTGTCGGCCGCTGGCGAGGAGGTCCTCGCGAGCTCCAAGTTCATCATAGTGCGCTTCCTCCCGGCTTTCGTCGTCCAGCTCTTCGTGCGCATCCTCGCCCGCGCCCGGTTCGAAGCCAGGGAGgcgaagaaggagaaggagaagagggagaacAACGAGAAG ACAAGCTCGACCGCCATCAGGGTTGAATCATCTAAGGAACAACGTCCAGAAAGTCGAGGAGCACGGCGCTGGGGGCCCAAAGGCTTCATGCCATATGCAATCTACCTAGCCCCTCCTTTGATTCAACTTTCTTGTCTTGGCATTAAGATGAAAGCCCATCATGAGGAAGGATCTCTTGAATGGAGGGTGGGCTATGTGCTTGATGACTTTGCGAGGTTCACTTCTGCTATTTTGATTTCGTTTGTTGGTGTCCCAAGCATGCTGCTCACAGCGATGATTCCCAAGGTGAAGGATGATGACACTTCGTCGCAGTGA
- the LOC112939869 gene encoding uncharacterized protein isoform X1 gives MAGMAAAEAKEVAEAVAKEAARQAVEAIAAVNAATDAAAEAVAVGKAVAEAMEVAKAAFEAAMKKVAEALAVANEVMAKAALEAAATEAAAKEVAEAVAVLKAVLEAAAMEEAEAAAVAKAAAEAAEAVAVAKVAVEAAAKEAATAVAVAKTAFEAAAAKGVAVAKALAKEAAEVVAMAKDLVEAAAKEAAEAVAVAKAVAEAAEAVAVPKAALEASMAVAKDLAEAAAKWAAEAKAAAEAAAEAKAAAEAAAVANAVAKAAAEAAAVADAAAKAAAAAAAEDSAAATRTQLGRLALVVVGFAFALGAVWLASAFRIASAVDHCLAVKVHWLADPMCRDTVVFAAPLAVASLILMAAAVHRQVKAEAEAGAQIREAAGVTHDVLPDPELQPPLPPPPQPAVALASGLERRLLLCGSDEVVMLTIISIYLCCVTFILVGMLLRMFGALFLVYYPGDELEIALLMGVGSGFKNVGYLWLAVGHFFLIIPYAVLRLRRFLNQFVSIFVMHVANRGSSPVLNQ, from the exons ATGGccggcatggcggcggcggaggcgaaggaGGTGGCTGAGGCCgtggcgaaggaggcggcgcggcaggcGGTCGAGGCGATAGCGGCGGTGAATGCCGCGACCGatgcggcggccgaggcggtggcggtgggtaAGGCGGTGGCCGAGGCGATGGAGGTAGCGAAGGCCGCGTTCGAGGCGGCGATGAAGAAGGTGGCCGAGGCGCTGGCGGTGGCGAACGAGGTGATGGCGAAGGCGgcgctcgaggcggcggcgacggaggcggcggcgaaggaggtggccgaggcggtggcggtgctgaAGGCGgtgctcgaggcggcggcgatggaggaggccgaggcagcggcggtggctaaggcggcggccgaggcggctgaggcggtggcggtggcgaaggtcgcggtcgaggcggcggcgaaggaggcggccacggcggtggcggtggcgaagaccgcgttcgaggcggcggccgcgaagGGGGTGGCGGTAGCGAAGGCGTTGGCGAAGGAAGCGGCCGaggtggtggcgatggcgaaggacctggtcgaggcggcggcgaaggaggcggccgaggcggtggcggtggctaaGGCGGTGGCCGAGGCGgctgaggcggtggcggtgccgaAGGCGGCGCTCGAGGCGtcgatggcggtggcgaaggacCTGGCCGAGGCGGCAGCCAAGTGGGCGGCCGAGGCGAAGGCTGCCGCCGAGGCAGCGGCGGAAGCGAAGGCGGCCGCCGAGGCAGCAGCGGTGGCCAATGCTGTAGCcaaggcggcggccgaggcggcagCCGTGGCGGATGCAGcagccaaggcggcggcggcggcagcggctgagGACTCCGCTGCGGCGACGCGGACCCAGCTTGGGCGGCTCGccttggtggtggtgggcttCGCGTTCGCGCTCGGCGCGGTGTGGCTGGCCAGCGCGTTCAGGATCGCCAGCGCCGTGGACCACTGCCTCGCGGTGAAGGTCCACTGGTTGGCCGACCCCATGTGCCGCGACACGGTGGTGTTCGCGGCTCCCCTGGCCGTCGCCTCGCTGATCCTCATGGCCGCGGCCGTGCACCGACAGGTCAAGGCcgaggcggaggccggcgcCCAGATCCGCGAG GCTGCTGGTGTAACCCACGACGTCCTCCCTGATCCCGAGCTgcagccgccactgccgccgccaccgcagccggcGGTTGCGCTGGCCTCTGGACTAGAGCGGCGCCTCCTCCTGTGTGGTTCAGATGAAGTAGTCATGCTCACCATCATCTCCATTTATCTATGCTGTGTCACCTTCATTCTTGTGGGTATGCTGCTCCGAATGTTTGGCGCTCTCTTCCTTGTGTACTACCCAGGTGATGAGCTCGAGATTGCTCTTCTCATGGGGGTTGGTTCAGGATTCAAGAACGTTGGCTACTTGTGGCTGGCTGTGGGGCATTTCTTTCTCATCATTCCTTACGCTGTGCTCAGGCTGAGGAGGTTCCTCAACCAGTTCGTGTCGATCTTCGTGATGCACGTTGCCAACAGAG GATCAAGCCCAGTTTTGAACCAGTGA
- the LOC112936192 gene encoding uncharacterized protein: protein MGSRVAAEEADAAAAALLTLQELAAAARRMERVRVVPMEVEAPAARPPHPRPRPPPSRVQRLVAALRGRYSRGVDAVLYGFIGAVWVALVAGCVPMAVSRWVGVHGHAVAVVGGAVSWVSVRAMGVLAPAFVPLFVLRGMDRGRAQVVEVRDELENSNVARENPPTDGINPENNGAWRQLAKQANSVAKVICIVFFLVILTGLLIKHLAPVKRSELWAGGSILVEIGFCVCSALSSMIILPKLVFEMRRMGVL from the exons ATGGGGTCTAGGGTTGCCGCGGAGGaggccgacgccgcggcggcggcgctgctgacGCTCCAGGAACttgctgcggcggcgaggcgcatgGAGCGTGTGCGCGTGGTCCCCATGGAGGTCGAGGCGCCCGCAGCGAGACCTCCGCAtccgcgtccgcgtccgccgccgtcgcgggtCCAGAGGCTGGTGGCAGCGCTGCGTGGCCGCTACTCGCGGGGCGTGGATGCCGTGCTCTACGGCTTCATCGGCGCGGTCTGGGTGGCCCTCGTCGCCGGGTGCGTCCCCATGGCCGTCAGCCGCTGGGTGGGCGTCCATGGCCACGCCGTGGCGGTGGTCGGCGGGGCTGTGTCGTGGGTCTCCGTGCGCGCCATGGGGGTGCTTGCCCCGGCCTTCGTCCCGCTGTTTGTGCTGCGCGGGATGGACCGTGGACGCGCCCAGGTCGTCGAGGTCCGCGACGAG CTGGAGAACTCCAATGTTGCTAGAGAGAACCCACCAACTGATGGAATCAATCCTGAAAACAATGGAGCATGGCGTCAACTAGCTAAACAAGCCAATTCTGTTGCCAAAGTAATCTGCATAGTCTTCTTTCTGGTCATCCTTACTGGCCTGCTGATAAAACATCTTGCACCAGTAAAAAGATCTGAACTGTGGGCTGGTGGATCTATACTTGTTGAAATTGGATTCTGTGTATGTTCTGCTCTATCAAGCATGATCATCCTTCCAAAGCTGGTATTTGAAATGAGGAGGATGGGGGTGCTGTGA
- the LOC112939869 gene encoding uncharacterized protein isoform X2 has product MAGMAAAEAKEVAEAVAKEAARQAVEAIAAVNAATDAAAEAVAVGKAVAEAMEVAKAAFEAAMKKVAEALAVANEVMAKAALEAAATEAAAKEVAEAVAVLKAVLEAAAMEEAEAAAVAKAAAEAAEAVAVAKVAVEAAAKEAATAVAVAKTAFEAAAAKGVAVAKALAKEAAEVVAMAKDLVEAAAKEAAEAVAVAKAVAEAAEAVAVPKAALEASMAVAKDLAEAAAKWAAEAKAAAEAAAEAKAAAEAAAVANAVAKAAAEAAAVADAAAKAAAAAAAEDSAAATRTQLGRLALVVVGFAFALGAVWLASAFRIASAVDHCLAVKVHWLADPMCRDTVVFAAPLAVASLILMAAAVHRQVKAEAEAGAQIREAAGVTHDVLPDPELQPPLPPPPQPAVALASGLERRLLLCGSDEVVMLTIISIYLCCVTFILVGFKNVGYLWLAVGHFFLIIPYAVLRLRRFLNQFVSIFVMHVANRGSSPVLNQ; this is encoded by the exons ATGGccggcatggcggcggcggaggcgaaggaGGTGGCTGAGGCCgtggcgaaggaggcggcgcggcaggcGGTCGAGGCGATAGCGGCGGTGAATGCCGCGACCGatgcggcggccgaggcggtggcggtgggtaAGGCGGTGGCCGAGGCGATGGAGGTAGCGAAGGCCGCGTTCGAGGCGGCGATGAAGAAGGTGGCCGAGGCGCTGGCGGTGGCGAACGAGGTGATGGCGAAGGCGgcgctcgaggcggcggcgacggaggcggcggcgaaggaggtggccgaggcggtggcggtgctgaAGGCGgtgctcgaggcggcggcgatggaggaggccgaggcagcggcggtggctaaggcggcggccgaggcggctgaggcggtggcggtggcgaaggtcgcggtcgaggcggcggcgaaggaggcggccacggcggtggcggtggcgaagaccgcgttcgaggcggcggccgcgaagGGGGTGGCGGTAGCGAAGGCGTTGGCGAAGGAAGCGGCCGaggtggtggcgatggcgaaggacctggtcgaggcggcggcgaaggaggcggccgaggcggtggcggtggctaaGGCGGTGGCCGAGGCGgctgaggcggtggcggtgccgaAGGCGGCGCTCGAGGCGtcgatggcggtggcgaaggacCTGGCCGAGGCGGCAGCCAAGTGGGCGGCCGAGGCGAAGGCTGCCGCCGAGGCAGCGGCGGAAGCGAAGGCGGCCGCCGAGGCAGCAGCGGTGGCCAATGCTGTAGCcaaggcggcggccgaggcggcagCCGTGGCGGATGCAGcagccaaggcggcggcggcggcagcggctgagGACTCCGCTGCGGCGACGCGGACCCAGCTTGGGCGGCTCGccttggtggtggtgggcttCGCGTTCGCGCTCGGCGCGGTGTGGCTGGCCAGCGCGTTCAGGATCGCCAGCGCCGTGGACCACTGCCTCGCGGTGAAGGTCCACTGGTTGGCCGACCCCATGTGCCGCGACACGGTGGTGTTCGCGGCTCCCCTGGCCGTCGCCTCGCTGATCCTCATGGCCGCGGCCGTGCACCGACAGGTCAAGGCcgaggcggaggccggcgcCCAGATCCGCGAG GCTGCTGGTGTAACCCACGACGTCCTCCCTGATCCCGAGCTgcagccgccactgccgccgccaccgcagccggcGGTTGCGCTGGCCTCTGGACTAGAGCGGCGCCTCCTCCTGTGTGGTTCAGATGAAGTAGTCATGCTCACCATCATCTCCATTTATCTATGCTGTGTCACCTTCATTCTTGTGG GATTCAAGAACGTTGGCTACTTGTGGCTGGCTGTGGGGCATTTCTTTCTCATCATTCCTTACGCTGTGCTCAGGCTGAGGAGGTTCCTCAACCAGTTCGTGTCGATCTTCGTGATGCACGTTGCCAACAGAG GATCAAGCCCAGTTTTGAACCAGTGA
- the LOC107281954 gene encoding uncharacterized protein isoform X1 codes for MPRVPTLQASAAAAAAAAARSWPMLRRLWRKAVVAPVLWLYHLGEDIIFYGFLAAMMAANLGGIVPEILGRWACGEGSAVSAAGEEVLASSKFIIVRFLPAFVVQLFVRILARARFEAREAKKEKEKRENNEKQTSSTAIRVESSKEQRPESRGARRWGPKGFMPYAIYLAPPLIQLSCLGIKMKAHHEEGSLEWRVGYVLDDFARFTSAILISFVGVPSMLLTAMIPKVKDDDTSSQ; via the exons atgcctAGGGTTCCCACGCTGCAAGcttccgccgcggcggcggcggcggccgcggcgaggagcTGGCCGATGCTGCGGCGGCTCTGGAggaaggcggtggtggcgcccgTGCTCTGGCTCTACCACCTCGGGGAGGACATCATCTTCTACGGCTTCCTGGCGGCGATGATGGCGGCGAACCTCGGCGGCATCGTGCCCGAGATCCTCGGCCGCTGGGCCTGCGGCGAGGGCTCCGCCGTGTCGGCCGCTGGCGAGGAGGTCCTCGCGAGCTCCAAGTTCATCATAGTGCGCTTCCTCCCGGCTTTCGTCGTCCAGCTCTTCGTGCGCATCCTCGCCCGCGCCCGGTTCGAAGCCAGGGAGgcgaagaaggagaaggagaagagggagaacAACGAGAAG CAGACAAGCTCGACCGCCATCAGGGTTGAATCATCTAAGGAACAACGTCCAGAAAGTCGAGGAGCACGGCGCTGGGGGCCCAAAGGCTTCATGCCATATGCAATCTACCTAGCCCCTCCTTTGATTCAACTTTCTTGTCTTGGCATTAAGATGAAAGCCCATCATGAGGAAGGATCTCTTGAATGGAGGGTGGGCTATGTGCTTGATGACTTTGCGAGGTTCACTTCTGCTATTTTGATTTCGTTTGTTGGTGTCCCAAGCATGCTGCTCACAGCGATGATTCCCAAGGTGAAGGATGATGACACTTCGTCGCAGTGA